In the Variovorax sp. S12S4 genome, one interval contains:
- a CDS encoding ABC transporter ATP-binding protein, with protein sequence MSESKILLDVNGIEVIYNHVILVLKGVSLTVPEGGIVALLGGNGAGKTTTLRAVSNLLAGERGAVTKGTIELRGERIEALSPSELVKRGLIQVMEGRHCFAHLTIEENLMTGAYTRTDGKAAVQQTLEKVYAYFPRLRTRRTSQAAYTSGGEQQMCAIGRALMANPTMVLLDEPSMGLAPQIVEEVFEIVKDLNTKERVTFLLAEQNTNMALRYADYGYILENGRIVMDGEAKSLRENEDVKEFYLGVGGADRKSFRDVKSYKRRKRWLA encoded by the coding sequence ATGAGCGAATCCAAAATCCTTCTCGACGTCAACGGCATCGAGGTCATCTACAACCACGTGATCCTGGTGCTGAAAGGCGTTTCGCTCACGGTACCCGAGGGCGGCATCGTGGCGCTGCTCGGCGGCAATGGCGCGGGCAAGACAACCACGCTGCGCGCGGTGAGCAACCTGCTCGCGGGCGAACGCGGCGCGGTGACCAAGGGCACCATCGAGTTGCGCGGCGAGCGCATCGAGGCGCTCTCGCCCTCCGAACTGGTGAAGCGCGGGCTGATCCAGGTGATGGAAGGCCGCCACTGCTTCGCGCACCTGACGATCGAGGAAAACCTGATGACCGGCGCCTACACGCGCACCGACGGCAAGGCGGCGGTGCAGCAGACGCTGGAGAAGGTGTATGCGTACTTCCCGCGCCTGAGGACGCGGCGCACATCGCAGGCGGCCTACACCTCGGGCGGCGAGCAGCAGATGTGCGCCATCGGCCGCGCGCTGATGGCCAACCCGACGATGGTGCTGCTCGACGAGCCGTCGATGGGCCTGGCGCCGCAGATCGTGGAGGAGGTGTTCGAGATCGTGAAAGACCTGAACACCAAGGAGCGCGTGACCTTTCTGCTGGCCGAGCAGAACACCAACATGGCGCTGCGCTACGCCGACTACGGCTACATCCTGGAGAACGGCCGCATCGTGATGGACGGCGAGGCCAAGAGCCTGCGCGAGAACGAGGACGTGAAAGAGTTCTATCTTGGCGTCGGCGGTGCGGACCGGAAGAGTTTTCGCGACGTGAAGAGCTACAAGCGGCGCAAGAGGTGGCTGGCGTGA